CATCAGGCTGGCGCTCAGTGCCACGGCCCCGGACGCCTGGAGGGCGCTGAAGGAGAGGGTGGCCCCGACACAGATCAGCGCCAGCGGCAGGGTCAGGGAGGCGAAGTACTCCCCCGAGGTGATCACCCAGTCGGGCAGACTCAGTCCCGACAGTGCCACCGGCATGGCCAGGACGACCGCCAGGATCAGCGGGTTGCGCACGATCTGCATCAGCATCTGATGCCAGTCGGTCGTGACCTTCTCCTGATGGTAGGCCAGGGCGATCACCGAGAAGGCGTTGTAGGTCAGGATCACCACGCCGAGCAGCAGGCCGCCGGCGGAGAGACCGTAGTCGCCGTACATTCCCGCCGCCAGCGCCAGACCGACGATACCGCAGTTGCCGCGAAAGGCGCCCTGGATATAGCTGCCGCGGTCGGCCAGGGGGACGCGCAGCCGGGCCCAGGCCCAGGCGAGGAGGAAGCTGCCCAGGGTGGCGAGGGCGAACACCCCGAGCATCCGCGGGTTGAGGGTGGCCTCGAGGTCGGCGCGGGTGATGCTCAAGAAGATCAGCGTGGGCAGGGTGGCCTTGAACACCAGCTGGGAGGCGGTGGTGACGAAGGCCGCATCGATCCAGCGGGCGCGCTTGAGCCCCAGGCCGATGAAGACCATGGCGAAGACCGGCAGGGTGATCTCCAGGGTCGCCTGGAAGATCGCCAGGGCCTCCATCAGCGCACCAGCCAGAAGCCGACCACCACGGCGGCGAGCACGGTAGCGAAGAACAGACGGTTGCGGGTACGGGTATCGCGGGGCTTGCGGGCGTTCACGGAGGCTCCGGGGCTGGGGTGACTTGGCGAAACATGGTAATCCCGTTAGCCTGCTACCACCAGGCGCCCTACCTGCGCCGCGCTTCTCCCCGGATCAGGAAACGCCGATGACGCCCGCCGAGACCGACCGCTCCACGCTGCTGTTCGCCCACGCCAATGGCTTCCCGGGGCAGAGCTACCGCAGCTTCCTGGCGCCGCTGGGCGAGCGCTTCGATGTGCATCCCCTGGACCGGCTCGGCCATCACTCCGACTTTCCGGTGGGGCACAACTGGCTGGCGCTGCGCGACGAGCTGCTCCACGCCCTGGAGAATCTCGATACACCGGTGATCGGCGTGGGCCACTCCATGGGCGGCGTGCTGATGGCCATGGCCGCCGAGGCGGCGCCGGCACATTTCCGCTGCGTGGTGATGCTCGACCCGCCGCTGATGCTGGGCATGGATGCCTGGGGGATGAAGGTCGCCAAGCAACTGGGCCTGGCGGATCGCGTCACCCCCGCCGGCAAGAGCCTGGGGCGGCGCACCACCTGGCCGGATCGCCAGGCGATGCGCCACTACCTGCGCCAGCGTGGGCTGTTTCGCCGCTTTACCGAGCAGGCCCTGGAAGACTACATCGAGGGCGGCACCCGGCTGCTCGACGACGGCCAGGCCGTGCTGCTCTACGACCCGGATATCGAGGTGGAGATCTTCCGTCACTTGCCGGACCACCTGGGGGATCTG
The Halomonas sp. H10-9-1 DNA segment above includes these coding regions:
- a CDS encoding alpha/beta hydrolase, producing MTPAETDRSTLLFAHANGFPGQSYRSFLAPLGERFDVHPLDRLGHHSDFPVGHNWLALRDELLHALENLDTPVIGVGHSMGGVLMAMAAEAAPAHFRCVVMLDPPLMLGMDAWGMKVAKQLGLADRVTPAGKSLGRRTTWPDRQAMRHYLRQRGLFRRFTEQALEDYIEGGTRLLDDGQAVLLYDPDIEVEIFRHLPDHLGDLPRRLRVPHAVLAGEDSDLLTPRRCRRLRRHGVPVRTVPGTHMFPMEHPDAVRQGLLAVLDELLGEAS
- a CDS encoding AEC family transporter, whose amino-acid sequence is MEALAIFQATLEITLPVFAMVFIGLGLKRARWIDAAFVTTASQLVFKATLPTLIFLSITRADLEATLNPRMLGVFALATLGSFLLAWAWARLRVPLADRGSYIQGAFRGNCGIVGLALAAGMYGDYGLSAGGLLLGVVILTYNAFSVIALAYHQEKVTTDWHQMLMQIVRNPLILAVVLAMPVALSGLSLPDWVITSGEYFASLTLPLALICVGATLSFSALQASGAVALSASLMKMVTIPVLATTAAWLAGFEGRELGVMFLFFASPTAAAAFVMAKAMGGNAVLTANIIALTTLMASVTITLGVFGLQIIGLI